The Populus nigra chromosome 4, ddPopNigr1.1, whole genome shotgun sequence genome contains the following window.
tgtatctGTAGATTATCATAAAACGGCAACAACCAGAGaaacttgaaaagaaatattaaagacTCAAATATAAAGATAACAGCCATGGTATAATAAGAACTTCTTCAGCTCAAGAAAGCTGTCCACAGTCAGCAACAACAACAGGCTTGGAGGTCCTTCCATTAGAAGACCCAAACTTCTCTATAGCCTTCACAACATCCAGACCCTCCACTACTCTTCCAAACACCACGTGTTTTCCATCGAGCCATTCAGTCTTGGCTGTACAGACAAAGAACTGCGACCCGTTAGTCCCAGGCCCAGCATTGGCCATGGACAAAATCCCTGGCCCAGTATGTTTCTTTATAAAATTCTCGTCGGCAAATTTCGATCCGTAGATCGATTCCCCTCCGGTTCCATTCCCTGCAGTGAAATCTCCTCCCTGGCACATGAATCCAGGGATGACTCGATGGAAAGTCGAGCCTTTGTAGTGTAAAGGCTTGCCGCTTCGgccttttcctttctctccAGTGCAAAGAGCCCTGAAGTTCTCTGCGGTCCGTGGAGTTGTGTCGGCGAACAGTTCCATCACGATCCGGCCGGCTGGTTGGCCGCCGATTGTCATGTCGAAGTAGACTCTAGGGTTTGCCATTGAAAATATGTGGACTATGTTAGGTGAACGTAGGGAGGGTTGGTTTTATAGAATATAGAGGGGGTTGGGTTTCTAGATTCTAGTTCGGAGGTTTCATCTTGACCGCTTGTAGTGGACACGTGGATGAATACGAtgggtttggaaaaaaaaaaaaactcttctcgGGACTGCGTGTGGTTGACGGGAGAATCTTTAGATGTTAAAAGTCACagaaaagttgtttttaaaggatttttaattttaaaatatattaaaatcatttttaaaaaaactttttaaaatttatgatttacaTTCACAATGCTTATTACAACCCAAACGTcatgaattattatatataatggataaaaattattgcaaaacatttgttttcttcacaaaaaaaattaacttaaaaaacaaaaaactaatttttttttaaaaaagaccacatgtaatattaaataactaatagagtaataaaagttaatttttaaagtgtttttttattttaaaatatattaaattaatattttaattattgcaaaacatttattttcttatagttcgttaaaatattaacttaaaaaacttaaaaaaactaatttctttttaaaaatacaaacataatataatatcaaatgattaataaaatatttgaaaacatagtaaaaattagtttttaaagttttttttattttaaaatatattaaaataatatattttttattttttaaaatttaatttttatattagcatatcaaaatatataaaaataaaaaaattcaaattttaacccCAAAAAAAATTCCGAACTCAATGTCAGACAACACTAACAAGCGGTGACAGAGAACAACTGATAAGAGAGGTTTCTATCTTCCACGTggcaatattatttatttatttattttattcagcgAGGGGCGgcctgatttttatttatttttctttccatccAATTGTCCATAGATGGCAATTGGGCCGACATGCGTACCTTGTCCCACAACGTCTCCACTGGactggtttttatttatttatttattcataccAAGTTGCCTCGGTAAAGATTTCCTTAGTTGATATGCATAATTATTTAGTAATTAGAATGATGAGAGTCGGGTTTAATATTCATCACTAGTAAGAAATTAAtctgattataataataaaaataaacaatgccaAAGGCGTCCTTTGAAGATCTTGTAGTTACGAAGATAATGGGTTTGGTGTGGttagttaaatttaaatacGTGTTTAGTAAAAATTGTAGATAGAGTTTGTAtccagtaaaaaatatttataaaatatttggtaattgtgtggttgtgattgttttttaaagtgctttttacttataaatacattaaaataatatattttttattttaaaaaatttatttttgatatcagcacatcaagatgatctaaaacacaaaaaaataattaatttgaagtaaagaaaaaaataaaattattaaatattttcaaaagcccttttgaaacgcaaaaataaacaatattttacaaaatatagttaaaaaacacGTAAAAGCTGCTTCATAAAAAATACGTTTCAAACACAGTTTTTACAGTTACGAAACCCATACTGTTTTTTTTGTACAGCAAACGCAAATGTATGTGCAAGACAAATGCACCCTtaatctctcttcttcttcttctttttttctggaatccgagatataaaatataaataaattttaaatctagtatttgttaaaaattagtttaaatcaTTTCTTTGTATGGGatgtaaataaatttgaaacctAGGTATTTGTTAAATAGTTGGATTCGTCAATTTTTTATCCGTATTTGACTGGCCTAGTTAAATAGATTgatattagtttatatatataagcgttattgatttttattatatataaatttattgaaattattattaaagaataaaaataataataaaaaaactattcggAGTTTAAAGTTTAGCTCGGCCATAACTCAATTACTGCATGAGTAAAGAAGAAAGACAAAATTCGGGGAACTCTAAAACATGcttctataaaatatttctcTGAACtcttaaacttaatttatttataaaaacttgattaatataaaatcttttataattgaatgaaaaataagtttaaaatcataatttttagacTCGGTCCGGTCCAAGGTTCAAGTTTCGGATTTTGATCGGGTCACTGGATTACCCTGgtcgattatttttttaaatcaaaataacatcgttttagtaaaaaacaaaagtcaacgggttgcaactaGGTTTTTAACCGGGTCTTGCCAGGTCAACCCACCAGATcacaccaaatttttttttttctatttttttttcaacccagTCCGGTTTCATTCCTGGATTGACCCGCCGGGCTAgatcgggtttcaaaactatgcttaaaacaataaaaaaataattaacaattcttaaaagatgaaaatattttatgagaCTAAATTTGTCAATAAATCATCAGCCTCGACATCaattaatttctttccttttatgtttagaaatattttttttatgtattaaatatatataaaatatttttaaatatctttcatTCATttaacgaaaaaaaaataataattatggaaAACATTTCTGGAAACAAGTTATTCTTCTAATTATAGGCAGTAAATGGGCTTTGTAAACCACTAAATGTCTGGGCCACGGGTCTGTGGCTCATGTTAACTGGGCTCCCGCCGAAAGACGTAGAAAACCAGTCAAACGATATCGAGCAGTCGAAGAGTGAATTTAGCAGAGGTTGATTCGGTCGAAGGATGATTAGGCATGTCCAATGATTAATCCAAAAGGCAATGTTTCTCCATGTCATTT
Protein-coding sequences here:
- the LOC133691016 gene encoding peptidyl-prolyl cis-trans isomerase encodes the protein MANPRVYFDMTIGGQPAGRIVMELFADTTPRTAENFRALCTGEKGKGRSGKPLHYKGSTFHRVIPGFMCQGGDFTAGNGTGGESIYGSKFADENFIKKHTGPGILSMANAGPGTNGSQFFVCTAKTEWLDGKHVVFGRVVEGLDVVKAIEKFGSSNGRTSKPVVVADCGQLS